One Gadus chalcogrammus isolate NIFS_2021 chromosome 4, NIFS_Gcha_1.0, whole genome shotgun sequence DNA segment encodes these proteins:
- the LOC130380907 gene encoding aquaporin-3-like: MNTRHFLMMEKQKAVLEKAAQIFHIRHLLFQQGLAECLGTLVLVTFGCGSVAQMLLSGGSHGAFLTVNLAFGFAATLGILISGQVSGGHLNPAVTFALCLLGREPWRKFPVYFLFQTLGAFLGAGIIFGMYSDALWDYGQGTLSVDGTNATAGIFATYPSPHLSLLNGFFDQLIGTAALIVCILAIVDPHNTPVPAGLEAFTVGLVVLVIGLSMGFNSGYAVNPARDLGPRLFTALAGWGSGVFTVKGYWFLVPLFAPFLGAVVGVVIYQLMVGYNVEGEARIQRRREEEESLKYATITTINEEA; encoded by the exons ATGAATACTCGCCACTTCCTCATGATGGAAAAACAGAAGGCAGTTCTTGAGAAGGCGGCACAGATCTTCCACATCAGGCACCTGCTTTTCCAGCAGGGCCTGGCAGAGTGCCTGGGGACCCTGGTTCTGGTG aCGTTTGGCTGTGGCTCGGTGGCCCAGATGCTTCTCAGCGGAGGTTCCCACGGCGCGTTCCTCACCGTCAACCTGGCCTTTGGGTTCGCCGCCACGCTGGGGATCCTCATCAGTGGACAGGTGTCAG GTGGTCACCTGAACCCGGCCGTGACCTTTGCCCTCTGTCTCCTGGGGAGGGAGCCATGGAGGAAGTTCCCGGTCTACTTCCTCTTCCAGACGTTGGGGGCCTTCCTGGGCGCCGGGATCATATTTGGCATGTATTCTG ATGCGCTGTGGGATTACGGTCAGGGGACGCTGTCTGTGGACGGGACCAACGCCACGGCGGGGATCTTCGCTACGTATCCCTCCCCACATCTCAGCCTGCTCAACGGATTCTTCGACCAG CTGATCGGAACGGCCGCATTAATTGTGTGCATCCTGGCCATCGTGGACCCCCACAACACCCCGGTCCCGGCGGGTCTGGAAGCCTTCACGGTCggcctggtggtgctggtgatcGGCCTCTCCATGGGCTTCAACTCGGGCTACGCCGTGAACCCCGCCCGGGACCTGGGGCCGCGCCTCTTCACCGCGCTGGCGGGCTGGGGCAGCGGGGTGTTCAC AGTGAAGGGCTACTGGTTCTTGGTGCCCTTGTTCGCCCCGTTCCtaggggcggtggtgggggtggtgatttACCAGCTGATGGTGGGCTACAACGTGGAAGGAGAGGCACGCATCCAGAGAAgacgagaggaagaggaaagccTCAAATATGCAACTATAACCACCATCAATGAAGAGGCATAA